The proteins below are encoded in one region of Drosophila santomea strain STO CAGO 1482 chromosome 2R, Prin_Dsan_1.1, whole genome shotgun sequence:
- the LOC120445482 gene encoding uncharacterized protein LOC120445482 produces the protein MAMAGSENFTEPGVSQEEQAHNNLMMVVATLTWLMLSCLTLLIYCCNYWQILRPHFRRFQEASEPQQSTLLSVAD, from the exons ATGGCAATGGCCGGCAGTGAGAACTTTACAGAGCCAGGAG TGTCCCAGGAAGAACAAGCTCATAACAATCTGATGATGGTGGTGGCCACCTTGACTTGGCTGATGCTCAGCTGCTTAA CGCTGCTCATTTACTGCTGCAATTACTGGCAAATCTTGAGGCCCCATTTCAGACGATTTCAAGAGGCATCCGAGCCGCAGCAAAGCACCCTGCTATCAGTGGCTGATTAG
- the LOC120446655 gene encoding cuticle protein 16.5 encodes MKFLVCLALFIAAAQAHVVAPAVATYSAAPALTYAAAAPVTTYSAAIPRAYSAYAAPSVYAAPSVYAAPSVYAAPSVYSSSYVAAPSVYSAYAAPAVVSTLLKK; translated from the exons ATGAAA TTCCTCGTCTGCTTGGCTCTCTTCATCGCCGCCGCCCAGGCTCATGTGGTGGCGCCCGCTGTGGCCACCTACTCCGCTGCTCCGGCCCTGACTTACGCCGCCGCCGCTCCAGTGACCACCTACTCCGCCGCCATTCCCCGCGCCTACTCCGCCTACGCCGCCCCCTCCGTGTATGCCGCCCCCTCGGTCTACGCCGCTCCCTCCGTCTACGCCGCCCCCTCCGTCTACTCCTCCTCCTATGTGGCCGCGCCCTCCGTGTACTCCGCCTACGCCGCCCCCGCCGTCGTCTCCACTCTGCTCAAGAAGTAA
- the LOC120446654 gene encoding RNA polymerase-associated protein CTR9 homolog — translation MEKLLSTYIQEALDFYSIGKWADFKGTLEKGIAKCTTPYSSYDNDLAKAYALLAAHHTNHAFKRIKCRTAYQAMAINNFDQLDSLGQREDPHLQVTKGYLWMLSSSRAQDADDMFIRVLRKQRRNILALIGRACLAYNRQDYIGALGYFKSVLMIQPQGPVDVRVGIGHCFRMMGELEKARMSFQMALEYNAQCQNAMLGLALIKLNQREEQTYQEGKLLLAAAFDLNKHNPDVLSILASLYYLDGNHKMVWCLAGNALRSTDSKQMESLNYFQIAKSYHATGQLESAKKYYVLSVKVAPEGYVLPYVGMAQMYLNEGELHRAKACLEAFLKYEPDEPVVMGLLAKIYLEERSPGQIEKAIEMLVKVVASYRRDFNSWLSLAFAYEQKRLWPQTVNAYQKAISIYSVQGHHIPIEWLNNLANSQLMAKMPAQALESLDDALSKCRTSNGDHKTTNLLTLHYNRGLVLEELHRFDLAEENYKGIIKGYPTYYDCYLRLGVMAMQKNELAHAIEYFKDVLNEDNFSLTARTYMGDCFNRLSLDKYATFNYNVILASQSKFKDTYVTMAMGNFCLKKLQTWMAGGNFRAARKQQEKALHFFGTVLDCNPRNLWAANGIGAVLSSCKNLSAGAAIFMQIIESGNKCLPAILNSAHIALERGQYRLAIQTYERCLKDFLPKNCVDVMHYLAKALYDEGSTRQAKMWLLKVRHLVPQDPFVIFNLALTIKKEADQALALPRPQLDELKSIAEELKVAYNYFYHLNLNHPKISVHASAKCANECQKLMTDLVVKQDQVRESLASSEDRIRLQNQRYQAHLELLRQQARQREEEDRVLRENQNAQRMEVLERARKIFSAPLLSEVPKKSTGNGRGRKNQQNEGQEANKASKDGTAKKKSCKRAAAKEQELDTLKKPKSREFIDTDDDSSDDSCIERRLKNIVKNHNSA, via the exons atggaaaaactgtTGAGTACTTACATTCAGGAAGCG CTGGACTTCTACTCCATTGGTAAGTGGGCCGATTTTAAAGGGACCCTGGAGAAGGGCATTGCCAAATGCACGACTCCGTATAGCTCCTACGACAACGACCTGGCCAAGGCCTATGCCCTGCTGGCTGCCCACCATACCAACCATGCCTTCAAGAGGATCAAGTGCCGCACGGCCTATCAGGCCATGGCCATAAACAACTTCGATCAGCTGGACAGCCTCGGTCAACGGGAGGATCCCCACCTTCAGGTGACCAAAGGCTACCTCTGGATGCTCTCATCCAGCAGAGCCCAGGATGCCGATGACATGTTCATCCGGGTGCTCCGGAAGCAGCGCAGAAACATTCTGGCTCTCATAGGACGAGCGTGCCTGGCCTATAACCGCCAGGATTATATTGGAGCTCTGGGCTACTTTAAGAGTGTCCTGATGATCCAGCCCCAAGGACCAGTGGATGTGAGGGTGGGCATTGGGCACTGTTTCCGTATGATGGGTGAATTGGAGAAAGCTCGTATGTCGTTTCAAATGGCCTTGGAGTACAATGCTCAATGTCAAAACGCCATGCTTGGCTTGGCCCTAATAAAGCTGAACCAACGCGAGGAGCAGACCTATCAGGAGGGCAAACTACTGCTGGCTGCAGCCTTTGACCTAAACAAGCACAATCCAGATGTGCTCAGTATTCTCGCCAGCCTGTACTATTTGGATGGGAACCATAAGATGGTGTGGTGCCTGGCGGGAAATGCCCTTCGGTCCACCGACAGCAAGCAGATGGAGTCGCTGAACTACTTCCAGATAGCCAAGAGCTACCATGCAACAGGGCAACTCGAATCGGCCAAGAAATACTATGTGCTTTCAGTAAAAGTCGCGCCTGAAGGATATGTCCTGCCCTATGTGGGAATGGCCCAAATGTATCTGAATGAGGGCGAACTCCATAGGGCCAAGGCTTGTTTGGAGGCGTTCCTCAAGTACGAACCCGACGAGCCCGTGGTAATGggacttttggccaaaatataTCTTGAGGAAAGATCCCCAGGACAAATCGAAAAGGCCATTGAGATGCTGGTGAAGGTGGTGGCGTCCTATCGCCGGGATTTCAACAGCTGGTTGAGCCTGGCATTTGCATATGAGCAAAAGCGGCTTTGGCCCCAGACCGTCAATGCCTACCAGAAGGCAATATCCATTTACTCGGTTCAGGGACATCACATACCGATTGAGTGGCTCAACAACCTGGCCAACAGCCAACTGATGGCCAAAATGCCAGCGCAGGCACTCGAATCCCTCGACGATGCCCTTTCCAAGTGCAGAACATCGAATGGCGATCACAAGACAACTAATCTGCTCACACTGCACTACAATCGCGGTCTAGTTCTGGAGGAGCTGCATAGATTCGACCTGGCCGAGGAGAACTACAAGGGCATTATCAAGGGCTATCCCACCTACTATGACTGCTATTTGAGATTGGGAGTGATGGCGATGCAGAAGAATGAGCTCGCCCACGCCATTGAGTATTTCAAGGATGTCCTGAATGAGGACAACTTCAGTCTGACAGCCAG AACCTATATGGGCGACTGCTTCAACAGGCTAAGCCTCGACAAGTATGCTACCTTCAACTACAACGTGATCCTTGCTAGCCAATCTAAGTTTAAGGACACCTATGTCACCATGGCGATGGGCAATTTCTGTCTCAAAAAGTTGCAGACTTGGATGGCTGGAGGAAATTTCAGAGCGGCCCGCAAACAGCAAGAGAAGGCCCTTCACTTCTTTGGAACG GTCCTCGATTGCAATCCAAGGAACCTGTGGGCAGCCAATGGCATCGGAGCTGTCCTAAGCAGTTGCAAAAACCTATCAGCTGGTGCTGCCATTTTTATGCAGATTATTGAGTCTGGGAATAAGTGTCTTCCCGCCATACTGAACTCGGCTCACATAGCACTCGAACGTGGCCAATACAGGCTGGCCATACAGACCTATGAGCGATGTCTAAAGGACTTTCTTCCCAAAAACTGTGTGGACGTCATGCACTACTTGGCCAAGGCCTTGTATGACGAGGGTAGTACCCGACAGGCCAAGATGTGGCTGCTCAAAGTCCGCCACTTGGTACCCCAGGATCCATTTGTGATCTTTAACTTAGCCCTGACGATTAAGAAGGAGGCTGATCAAGCGTTGGCCCTTCCACGCCCCCAACTGGATGAACTCAAGAGCATCGCGGAGGAGCTTAAGGTGGCATATAA TTATTTTTACCATTTAAATCTCAATCACCCCAAAATCTCGGTGCATGCGTCTGCGAAGTGTGCCAACGAATGTCAAAAGTTAATGACCGACTTGGTTGTTAAGCAAGATCAAGTGCGCGAGTCGCTTGCATCGTCAGAAGACCGCATTAGGCTGCAAAACCAGCGATACCAAGCCCACTTGGAGCTACTGCGTCAGCAGGCTCGGCAACGGGAGGAGGAGGACCGAGTCCTGCGCGAGAATCAGAACGCGCAACGAATGGAGGTCCTGGAACGCGCTAGGAAGATCTTTAGCGCACCTTTACTGTCTGAAGTTCCGAAGAAATCAACGGGAAATGGGCGCGGCAGGAAAAATCAACAGAATGAGGGTCAGGAAGCCAATAAAGCATCCAAGGATGGCACCGCAAAAAAGAAGAGCTGCAAAAGAGCTGCGGCCAAGGAACAGGAACTCGACACTCTCAAAAAACCAAAGTCTAGGGAATTCATAGATACGGATGATGATAGCTCAGATGACAGTTGCATAGAGAGAAGGCTCAAGAATATAGTTAAAAATCACAATAGTGCTTAA